The Amaranthus tricolor cultivar Red isolate AtriRed21 chromosome 6, ASM2621246v1, whole genome shotgun sequence genome has a segment encoding these proteins:
- the LOC130814621 gene encoding tobamovirus multiplication protein 1, protein MAAEIDEWVKTVRDGRVNVLITSWWQEINDSVLWQDAIFFTLSALFAIVSFAALVQLIRIEWRVPEYRWTLQKVFHLMNFIVTGVRSIVFGLHKQVFLLSPKALMLVLLDFPGLLFFSTYTLLVLFWAEIYHQARYLPADKLKLVYILVNAGIYLIQVCIWIFLWLDDNETVELIGRIFIAAVSFVAATSFVVYGRSLFKMLRQFPIESKGRRKKLYEVGSVAAICFTCFLVRCLMVLVSAFDEDASLDVLDHPILDFIYYMIVEILPSALVLYILRKLPPKRVSGIYHPIC, encoded by the exons ATGGCAGCTGAAATTGATGAGTGGGTGAAGACAGTAAGAGATGGGAGAGTAAATGTGTTGATTACTAGTTGGTGGCAAGAAATAAATGATTCAGTTTTGTGGCAAGATGCTATCTTTTTTACTCTTTCTGCTCTTTTTGCTATTGTGTCTTTTGCTGCTTTG GTACAATTAATAAGAATTGAGTGGAGAGTTCCAGAGTATAGATGGACATTACAGAAGGTCTTTCATCTTATGAACTTCATTGTTACTGGAG TTCGGTCTATTGTATTTGGATTGCACAAGCAAGTATTTCTTTTGAGCCCCAAG GCTCTAATGCTGGTGCTGTTGGATTTTCCCGGGCTTCTATTTTTCTCAACATATACTCTCCTTGTCCTCTTTTGGGCAGAGATCTATCATCAG GCTAGATATTTACCAGCTGATAAACTGAAGCTCGTTTATATATTGGTCAATGCTGGAATTTACTTGATACAG GTTTGCATTTGGATATTCCTCTGGCTGGACGACAATGAAACGGTGGAACTAATTGGAAGAATCTTTATTGCag CTGTCTCTTTTGTCGCTGCAACCAGTTTTGTGGTTTATGGACGAAG CTTATTTAAAATGCTGAGGCAGTTCCCGATTGAATCTaaaggaagaagaaagaagTTGTATGAG GTTGGATCAGTTGCAGCTATATGTTTCACTTGCTTTCTTGTAAGATGTCTTATG GTACTTGTATCGGCATTTGATGAGGATGCTTCCCTTGATGTGTTGGATCATCCAATTCTGGACTTCATTTACTACATG ATTGTTGAGATCTTACCCTCGGCTCTAGTCCTTTACATCTTGCGGAAGCTGCCACCAAAACGAGTTTCAGGCATATATCACCCCATCTGTTAA